Part of the Metarhizium brunneum chromosome 6, complete sequence genome is shown below.
TGCGTGCCGCTCCGAGTTTACCGATGGCCAGATGAAACGTATTAAAGAAATGTGGAACAAGTTCCGCGATCCTGCGGTAACACTGGTCCTGGAAGAGGATTTCTTGTACCAGATTCGGCGAATTTTCAATCGCATTCGTTTCCTTCCTAGCCTTCAGCTTGCTTTTACAGACGACGCGACTCTCAAGTGGCAGCTACTCACTCAGCTTCTAGCTGCTCAGAAGGATCTCACTGACAATATTGGCAAGCCAGATTTCGGAACACGGGTTAAGCAGCATTTTGCTGGATTTCGCGCGATCCGAAATGTCCAGTTTTCTATGGATAAGGATAAGACTCTGAAACTCGAGTTGCCTTTGCAGTTTAAGGAAGCCGAGGAAGGCTTGCTTAAGATGGCTTAGTGGGCTGGTATAAAAGTAATACCGGACTCGACTCTTCGTATTAGTACGGGCTATACCTAGTGCCATGTAAACGTGCTTCCCCTAGACCGCTAAAGAGCAGCCTATatatgttacacggaaaaggcccaacagatcgtgaggcccaacaaaggggcctcgccgatacaggacttgttagttacacagctggaacacgtgcccgggcaaggaccataggcccgggcgttcctttcatgtatataaggcggtcacccttctcttcctttctcgtagcaactcaggacctttgacatcctacgagattattattgaattgaaccCTTTAtcgctccaagccttcataattgaacccttgtcacaataTACGAATACAAGTCAAGCCTTGAGCTTTCTCTCCCTATAttttcctttccttcttAGTTTTAAAGAGACAATAAAATGTAGCTATATATCAAACACATGTAACGGCCAGGGTTGCCAGAGATGAACTCACCTGACCTCTACTTAAAAGCTCAGATAGTTGGAGCTCGTAGCAGTCCACCACCAGTTTCTGGCCTGCTGGTGCCTCGTCCCACACATTGGCAGCAGAGGAGACGACTTCAGAGTGCTCCATGGCCGCCGGAATGGTCTTCAAAGCCTTACAAGTTACGACCCGTTTACATCACGGGGGTTACTAGCCAACAGAATTGCAATGATGCAACTATGTGAGGGACCACGCGAGAGGTCTACGATGAAGGCGCAAGAGCTCGTGATGTAGCTTGACAAGCGTGTATTGCAAGAGAAAAACTTGAACATGAtgcaagaagaaaagagccGAGTAGCAACAGTGATGTCCCTGCCACCTGGCCTCACACGTGACTCCGTCTCGGCGACCGGCAGATTCAGCCAACGACCAACCATCTCACGACGTGCGTTTTCAGGAGAACAGTcatgttcaatgtttcaaCACAAAGTCTCACTCAGCCTTCTGCAACCTTGTGGCACCCTCTGAGCTAACGACGCcctgttttgtttcttcacAAGCCAGCCAACGCAGGATAAGATGACTTTTGGGCCGCACAAGGCTGTCGCTCCCCCTCGCATTCGAAGACTGCTGGCTGCCAGCCAAAGTCCATCTCAATTCTACTCGGCAAGTCACACGCGCCTTTTATTCCATACGCCCTTCAGACCACTCGTCTCGTCTATCCTTGGGAGGAGAAACTCTTCTTCAGTGTCGCATTCAATTCGAGTACCGGAGACACTTCCCGTGGACGTCCCCGTTGATGAGGAGAAAGTTCCACGTTACAATCCAGAGGCTTTCTACCCTGCAAACCCGGGAGACGTTCTGGATAGCAGATTTGAACTGCTGGCCAAACTCGGCTGGGGAACGTCATCCACTGTCTGGCTTGCCCGTGATAATGAATGGTAACTTGGCATTTCCCATGCATCTTTCCTTCATCCCCCTCCCCCATTcgattttattttattcaATTCTCATCTGCGCTTACGCTCAATTGGTAGCTAACACTATGGCTGCTAGGAACCGTTGGACAAAGTCCAACAAGTTTGTCGCTATCAAGATCTGCACTTGTAATGTCGTGCAAAACGAGAGCCCGCACGAGTTGGATATTTCCATTCACCTCTCCTCATTCAAATCACAACACCGAGGACGAGCCATTTTAGGGACAGCTATTGAGAGCTTCGGGTTAGATTCACCCACTGGCTCTTCGCACCTGGCCTTGGTTTTTGAACCTATGAGGGAACCGCTTTGGTTATTCAGGAGGCGCATCATGGGCCAAGATAAGGCCACGCGTTCATGGATGCCTCTAGTAAAGGGATATATCCAGATTCTCCTCGAGGGGCTTGATTTTTTACACCAAGAGGGCCACATCATCCATACCGGTACGCTGTCACCTCTCATATCTTACCCTTGCAAACACTTGGTTTATTCACTCCGCCCCCAGATCTAAAACTCGACAATATCATGGTCACCTTTGAAGATCAGTCTGTTATTGAAGAATTTGTCCAAGGACAGATACATAACCCAATGGCCCGAAAGACAGTCGGGAATCGGACAGTATACAGGTGCCATAATAACTTTGGAGATATTGATGGCAAGGAGGGATTGAAGAATATGTACCCAAAGATCACCGACTTTGGCCTGGCACAGCGAATGGACAACCCCGGACCCCATATCCATCCGATACAACCTGACGATTGCCACGCCCCAGAGGTGATTCTTGGGGTGGGATGGTCTTATAGCGCCGATATATGGAACTTTGGCATCATGGTAAGTGCCTCCCGAGTTGAAGTGCTTCACTTTGTTCTTAACCACCCAAGGGACTGGACCATGCACCTCACGGGGCAGTCGTTGACTAGAATAGGTTTGGGACTTTCTCGCGGGCCAAGGGCTTTTCCAGCAGAGCAACTCCCGTCCATATTCCCCAGTAGAGCACCTGGcggagatgatggccttACTTGGCCCTGTGCCGCCGATACTGATACAACGCGAGAGAAGCATGCGGCAATGGCAGTGGAGTCCTAGGGTACGCAATGCTCGCGGCGAATTGTCTAGCAACGCTGCCGAATTTTACGGAGGCCCATTCTTCACTGATAAAGGTAACATTGTGTTGACTACTGGCCACCTCCTTTGCTAGCACTCTGACTAAAGAGCCTTTAGGTGAATTTATACGCAACGATTTGGTCCCCTATACAAGAAGTTTGCAAAGTGAAATGCCCGATTGCATTCCAGAGGACGAAGCAGACCGCTTTCTTAAATTTATGAGAAGGATGCTGTGCTGGCTTCCCGAGGAACGCGCAACGGCTGGGGAGCTGAAGAACGACCCTTGGCTAAACGATTATATTTAAGGAAAATAACAGGGTGGCATGGATGGTAGCCTCGTAATGCCGGTATGTACGCAATGGAACTTGATGGACAAGGGGCAGATTCTTCCTCAGGcttacacaacaacaaagaaaggtaTCGCGAGAGCACGGAGATAAACTATTAGCGAGGGCTATCTCAGTCACTAACCCTTATTAacttcttatatttataaagaCCTCTTAGAAAACCAAGGCCCTTTAATACCttaaagctaattattaAATGTCCATCTCGCACCCCTCATACTCTCCCATGAAAGAATTCAGTCTGAAAACCGCTCCCTCTTTTACCCCACTCCCACAAGAACCCGAGGGTATTCAGACCATGACGGGAAGAAGTGGCTAGTGTGCAGCGCGGCATTCTTCGACACTGGAAAACCCGTACCGTTTCTTCAACTCGGGCAACTCTGCTGCGAGGGGAGATCCCGGGCCGAATAAGTCGCAGAAGCGTTGCGACCCGCAATTCTCCTCCATGACGATGCGAGGGAAATAGACTTTTCGTTCAATGTAAGAAGTACAGGCCCGATCGGAGCCCTGCCTAGCCCATGGCAACTTTCCAGTGCCCGAGCCTGACGGGAGCTCGTGGGCATCGATACATTCCTGTGTCGTCTGGTACTTTTTATCGTTTGGGATTTCCGGGTCCCTGAAGGAATCGCAGTATTTATGCGTACCACACTCGGCGTCGCTGTACCATCCGAACGGCCCGCATTCGTGGGAAAAGGGGCCTGCCGGCAACCAAGGGAGCAGGTTTCTCTCCGCGGAACCGGCGGGCGTGGACTGGGGCAAGGCGCCGACCAGagcggcggtgctggcgagAACAAGAGCGAACTTCATTGTGTATGGTGATGGCGTAAAAGCGAGTTGTAAGACGAAAGAGTGGTGTTAGACTGGTTGACTAGACAATTGAGCGTGAGGATTGTGTTTGGGCAAGTCGGTAACGATGCGAGTGAAGCCCAGCTACTTATAGAGAAATGGCTAATGACTTCGTCGTGGTTTTGTTGGAGCATAATGGCAGTGCTCGGTCCATGAGTCTGATAATCATGCTATTACTACCATTTCCATAGTAGACATCTCGCGATGGGGGCTATGCTCTGTGGAGGCGGCGCTATGGCCGAGTACAGCTCAAGGATCAGAGACGTTTTTAAATGGCAAATTATGCGTCGTGGTCAGGCCAACTATAGACATGTTGCATGACGCGGCTGGTTTATAACATCTATATCGGCTGGGGTTCACAACTTCCCAAGTGATAAACCAGGCTGGGTGTCAGACAACTGCGGGTCACAAAAGATGCAGTATAATAGCGCTGAAGGCGCTAATTGCGGTCAATACGAATTACTATACATGGCCGTGATTCAAAGGTACGTGGGCTAAATGAATACGTCAAGTCTGCctcttgtataaatagaggCAGCCTTACCCGAGAGTTGATGTGACACACTTATCCGCACTACTAGgaggaaaaagcaaaagagCGAATGCCGTCCCAGTACTTGCTCGAGGCAAAGGGGCAGGGAATTCATCGAGTACGAATAACCAATCGCCTTTCACCTCGTAAAACCACCGAACCTTGATGGTAGACCCATAATCGCGGGATGTCGCATGTGCGACTCATGCTCTTATATGCTTCAATCTATCATATCATTTTGAACTAATGCTCACCTAATTGGCCAACACACTAAACCAAGGTTGTATTCGACGCGCCAACTCGGCCCGATGGTGGTGTTATATTTTGCGTACTATAGCGTTGGACATATATTCGTACATGAACACTCGCTCCCTCAATTATATGCTTTCGTAATTGAAGCTATCGCTTACTATATTACGCAAAAGGAACGGAAAAGTTTGCATGTTCGTACTTGTATGTACAATTTCATAGAACTACGGTACTATGACTACaatacaatacatacatgcgtACGTGTACCAGTTACAAGGCCTCGTTGCCAGTCCGCCCTGACTACATGGCAGACCAGTATTTAGAAATAACATTCCAAACGCAATAGTCATTGCGGCTTTGTCGTCGGCCAGGTCCACTCCTGGCGTGATGTATCGGGTGATGATGCAGGTGTTGAGGCGTCAAGTCAACTTGTCTACCTGGAGCATAACGGACATTGTATCGCTTCGCTCTTGATGCATCAAATTGCATTACGTTACATGACAAACTGCAGGAGTCTGACAAATTCCGTTGTATATGAGAGCTCGTATCCGACTCAATAAGTAGCCCAAGCTCAGCAATCAAGCCAAAGCATCTTTCCTATCAGACTATTCTAACCTTACACTTGATTTATTTGCCAAGAATCCAGTCATCATGAAGTATACGGTGCTTGTGTCCGCAACCTTTCTAGGTCTGGCTCTGGCCGCCCCGTGGAGTAACCCGACGCTTGACGAGATCGACGGAGCTCCTATGGTACGGAGATTCTCTCGTCAGCCACAGCAACTGGgcagatttttttttaatagcaGAAAGCTAACTCTTGGACGACGTAGACGCAGCAACGCGTTTTGGAGATATTCGGGCACCGGGATATCTTTtgcaaagaaaaaaaggcaagtCCGCCCATTGTAGCGCCTTTCGCCGAGAGTTCCTGTGGCTAATGCGATGGTTGAAAAAGATGTGGAAGAGAATTGATTGCGAAGTTCAACAGGGCTCGGTAAGCAGTCTCCAGACTACAACTATTTTTTATCGTGTGCTGGACTAATAATTAAGGTACGGCAGTCAGAACCACCGGTAAGAGATTCTGAACTATTTTCCAAGCAGGCGGGTTCTCGGCGGTTCACTAATGCAAACCCTACCCAAGACGGATGAACTTAGTCTGATCTGCCAGCAAAAGGGCGGTGTGAGTACAACTCCCATGCAAGCTCGCGGAGCAAGTTTGCTAATGCCGTGTGCAACCATAGTGCGAAGGATGCGAGCTAGGAATTTATGACGCAGTTGTGAGTCTCTGTACTGCCACGAATCTTGGAATGATTCTCTAATCGGTGCATTGAGCAATAGATGCGCTTCAGCTGCCAATATAAAGATGTTGCAGCTCAGCCCAACCCAGCCGCAGAAGACTAGCAAGCCCCAAGAGATGGTACGTAAATAAGCAATCTCCTTGACATGCAGAATCGAGTGCTGACCTTGCCAAGACACCTCCCTCGACTGCAGCATcgaatggaaaagacgaaCCCAAGCAGTATTTGAGCATGGAGGCATGTCTGGCTAACCGTTTGCCTGGGGCAACAAATTGATAGACGGGGGGTTGGCGAATGTGGCAAAggcctagcttggagcaattactcaattcatctaataacagtctttggtattaaaggtccttggttttcctcaaggccttgagggaccgaagccgtctatttatacaagaagtcggtgaggaccttctgccctaatcccgtgaccgtagcccttgtgtaaccaacgccatttccgtgtaacagcgAAAGAAACATCCACAATGTCTTGTTCTGATCAGCAAAACAAGCCATATTTTGACTGTGGGCAGTAACGGTAGCTTTAGCTTACTTGAGCTGGCCTTTTCGTGCTTAGTTTGAGATAGAAAAATGACACttgttgaaaaaaaaatgcacAGTAGACCACGGGAACTCGACGAAAATCATTTCTGACTGCTCTGGTTAACGCTGGAGCGCAACCAGCCTTGCATTTCCCGATAGCTGTAAGAGGGAATATCTCCAACGGCACTGGTTCTGGCACAGCCTCATCGGAGGAGGAATGGTTCTAGCAGAATTCATGGTTGGCCACTGTTACCGTGGCCGCATTTGGCTGGATACATATGTGATTCATCGCCATCTTCCCACAAAAAATGAGGACTTGACGAAACATTTCTGGTGTTCTTTACAGAGAAACACCCGACCTCGCGAGCCTTCTTCACAGGCGGGCTGTGATTTTGATCTCATGGCGGTTTGAGTTTGCGTGAGGATGTTCCTGGGCTTCCAGCGAGAGTCGATGACGAAGGGGGCGTCAGAGCCGTAAGCACCGACGGCGCGGCTGTCATGGCAAACGAGCTGCTTGATCAAAGTTGACTGTTGTCGACCACATAGTGATGATAGAGCCATAGAAATGTGGTAGGAGAGGGAGGTAGAAGTCAAGGCCTCACGGCTCCCGGCCGGTCTCGGCCGAGAGTCTAAATGACCCGATGTTGCTCTTACTGTCTTGGGTCTAGTATAGTGGGGTTGTAGTGGGCACGCTATTTTCAGGACGATgcagggttagggttgttGGTAGGGTTGGGGTTAAATCTAGGATGCTGCGTAGTAGATAACCCAATATTTGCCAGTAATAGCAAGGTCAGGTCGACTGGAATAGTCGCACCAGGTTAGGTAGTTGAGTACTAGTCAGGCGGTGTGCATtctcgatgccgccggtAAGGAGCGGCCTCATCGAATGATATGCAGTCAGCCTCATTCTTGTCTCACCGAGATGGCAAACGCTGTAGCTGAACGACAGAGCTGAGCCACCACGGCAGGTGATAAAACCACTACCATTTGGGTAAGACGGACCAGTAGCTACCGTTCAGCTCTTCCCCTGTCACAATCAGCCTCGTTTGGGGGGTCGTGTCAACACCAGAAACGGCCGAGGTGACACCACATTGATCAACAACCCTTCTCTATGCCGATGCTGCATGGCCCAGCAGTTGGCAGCCTCAGAATGCGGCAAAGTCTACTAGAGATAGTACTACCCAAGAGTAGTGCCGTCCTGCCGTCCCGGTCGGTTGGGCAACTTGTCAGGCAGAGAGCTCAGCCGCAAGCTCCATCAAGACCGCCAACTCCAAGTTATTCTCCTCTCCCAGCCTATCCAACTACCTACAAGTTGTAGGATCAACGTTCACACCAGGCACAATGACTATCGCACCGTCGACCGCACCCTTCGCCGCGGAGCATCAACTATCGCGGGATCTAGACGACGGCTCATCCCGCCGCCCCGTGCTGCCGTCTCACCCCGACGTCTCTCTCCACGACAGAGGCCAGCTCCGGGACCATCTGACGAGCGAGTTCTGCTCCGACGACCTAGACCGCGTCGCCGACAAGCTATGGTGGATGTCCAAGCAAGACAGCCGGAACATCTCCCCCCTGCATCGACAGCTGGTGAAGCGTCGCAGGATTGTCATCACCGAAGACCCAAAGCTCCACCTCGTCTGGATCAACGACCGCATCTTCATCAAGCCGCTGCCCAGATACCTGACCTCGCACGCCTTCTGGACAGACTACCTGGCGGACAAGGACGTGCAGCGCATCCGCCGAGCCGCGCTGGGATATCTACGCACGTACAGCCATCTCGTGCGGCACGAGTCCGACTTTCGCATCGCCCAGGACGCCGCCTTGTGCCTCGTCTCGCGGGACGTCACCTGGGAGCAGTTTTGCGCATTCGCCTCGCGGCTGCGTCGTATCCCCGACCGCGACGTCTCGCCTCGCTATGCCTACGGCGAGATCCGACTGACGCGGCTCAACTTTTACGCGCCGTTCCTCCTGGGCAAGTCGCATTTTCAGCGCGTTGACTACCAGTACGGGGACTACTTTGCCAGGTTCTTCACGCCGgtggtgtttgtgtttgcCATAGTGTCCGTGATCCTGAGTGCGCTGCAAGTCGTCGTGTCGGTTGGGGACAATGCGTCGAGTGTTTCGGCACGCATGGCGCTGTTGGGTAGCGTGGCTGCGATTCTGGTGGCGTCTTGTCTGCTCGTCACTCTGGGCTGTCTGCTCGTGTATAAAATTGCAAAGGAGTGGCGGTATGCGCTCCGCGATCGTTATCGTCGGGTAAAAGGAGGAGGCGAGCAGGTTTGAGGATTGACGAGTTGTTGAGGGTCTCACGTGATCACATCAAGGCAAACAGCCTCGCGTACGGATGAAAACCTATCCGCACTTTCTTCCTCTGGCCTTTTTCTTAGACCTGTCAAGATTATCAGAAGAGAGCATGATTTTGCGATCCTTGCCTTTGCATCTAGTCTTTCTATATAAGTCATGCAATAACATTTCTGTTTGAACCTCATCATTTCGTGATTTCACCATCTTGGAGCGTTGATAAATAAATCCATATTGCTAACAGATGGTACGAAACCCCTACTATATTTGTTTGTGCTCGCCAGCTTTCATTATAGGCATTCAGATGAAGGCATTCTTTCGGCTTGCCACAAATAAACACCACTGTCCGAGGCCATTTCAATCATACATGGCCCAAGATCCGTGCAACACAAAGGCTGCCCAGTGGTACGGCTGGATCGTGTCCATGTCTTGAcgcaacgccaacgccgctCCCTGTGTTATTTCCGCCAGATCTATCAAGCCAGCTTTCCCGCCATTGGCTCTATGGCGAAGAATACGACGGTACAGCTGGGTCGTGAAGCGACGACCTGCgcgcgtcgccgtcggccagaTGGTGCCCAAGACCGAACCCGCGCCGGCGCAGAGCAGCGCCGTGACGATTCCGAGAGGCTCGTCACCCGCCGCGATGCCTTGAGACGCCGAGTCGCATGCCACGAGCGTCACATGCGGCGCGTGAAGCTTCATGTCAAACATGTCCCGCACCGTCAGCCGTCCGTCCGCGAGCTGAAGTCCCTGAGCAGCCAAGTCCTCGCGCTCCAGACGGCAGTGACCGTAGAACGTGAATAGTGCCGAGTCCTCCAGCGATTCTCGGACATGTTGCTTTGTTACCGTGGCGCCAGTAGCCGATGCTGCCTTCAGCGTGGCCGCGGTTTCCGCAATCAGCGAGTAAACGCGGTCTTGTTCCTTGGGATTGAACGATTCGTCTGGCACCGGCTCAAAGACGCCGGCAAAAGTCCAGTTCCCAGACGTGATCCGGCCGTTTTCCATCTCGTCTGATGCCGGTGCCAATCTTCTGGCGCTTCTCGCCCGGTCGCAGCATTGCCAAAAGGTTGTCAGGCTGACGCTGTAGACTATCGGATTCCGCTCGAGGATGAGCGTTTTGGACGCAACCCAGAGTGCGTGTAGCGGTATCGAGTGCAAAATACCAGTCGGGCAGAAGACCAAGAGGTCGCGTGGCTGCGTCAGATTCTCCAACGgcgcgacgaggccgtcaagggcGCGCAAGCTGAATTCCGGATCGTCCTCGGGGTACAAGTCGCCTTCTTCTAGAGCTGAAACTTGTCCTGGGTCTGCATCCATCCACTGCTGCTTCCAGGAAACCACATCATCGACAGACGGCGAGCACCGGACAACGGTAGGTTGCTCAGAGGCGCCCCTGAGAAGCACGACCCAAAAGTGGCCCAGGTATTCCACCCAGTCGACAAAGACAATATCCCGTCGTGGGTCATCTCTCTTCATGCCAAGGGCCAGCTGCTGAATCTGTTCCAACTTGACGGGTGTTCCGTTTTTGATGTCGAGAATGGTGTTGAGCAGCGGATCTGCACGCATCTGTGTATGCACGGCATCCAACTCGCCGCGAAGTCTGAGACGTGCGATATTCGTACCACTACTGATTTGATTCGACAGTTGCTCCGACTTCTGAATCAAGTCCTTCCTTTTGGGACAGTCCAAGGCTTGTTTCCGCAAGTCGGCGGGGATGATGCCATCCACGCCAAGCTGGTCCGACAAACTGCGAGCTTTGCCTCGTTGTGT
Proteins encoded:
- the SRPK_4 gene encoding Serine/threonine-protein kinase SRPK, translating into MTFGPHKAVAPPRIRRLLAASQSPSQFYSASHTRLLFHTPFRPLVSSILGRRNSSSVSHSIRVPETLPVDVPVDEEKVPRYNPEAFYPANPGDVLDSRFELLAKLGWGTSSTVWLARDNEWNRWTKSNKFVAIKICTCNVVQNESPHELDISIHLSSFKSQHRGRAILGTAIESFGLDSPTGSSHLALVFEPMREPLWLFRRRIMGQDKATRSWMPLVKGYIQILLEGLDFLHQEGHIIHTDLKLDNIMVTFEDQSVIEEFVQGQIHNPMARKTVGNRTVYRCHNNFGDIDGKEGLKNMYPKITDFGLAQRMDNPGPHIHPIQPDDCHAPEVILGVGWSYSADIWNFGIMVWDFLAGQGLFQQSNSRPYSPVEHLAEMMALLGPVPPILIQRERSMRQWQWSPRVRNARGELSSNAAEFYGGPFFTDKGEFIRNDLVPYTRSLQSEMPDCIPEDEADRFLKFMRRMLCWLPEERATAGELKNDPWLNDYI